Proteins co-encoded in one Dreissena polymorpha isolate Duluth1 chromosome 12, UMN_Dpol_1.0, whole genome shotgun sequence genomic window:
- the LOC127853956 gene encoding uncharacterized protein LOC127853956 — translation MESQGQKSDLSYPGKSDREILDQSDSGKSVSEHLDPSVPVKSNRGILVFQEENINHERIDNGHLDSGISNHVKFNHSMSDPGKLGRENTNGIDFQYTTMNSEFPVETEVDSLENVIAQKEEINCEACKKQSKIKVATKYCWQCSQYICDHCETMHGYFAALETHLLVSIEELRAARTPEAEGAPVLPIEYCPKHPTKLIDMYCRNHDVVACSLCFLPHYKLCGDIHYVPDIAQETVDMIGVEKTQTDVRATTRNIDDVIAMCQTVISDLDSSKQVAMETIRDFRLYLKKVIDKIEQKTIHDVEARHKDLVNQVEAEITKALTLKVSAEERSLQLQIADGNKSRLLVSQTFGKHVVLDFESLMKQIKQTTAKTKIFYRNDSTITSFLNGLPGLGFIRDQKPKFANVKSCEKYDVKLDGDENCIIWGSCIDGNGNIVLADNANNSLKLMDKMNYNIIAKCPLPASPRSLYRVNETEVAASLSNRTICFVQSDEELTIKRFVEVDHNCFGLALADGEMYISDGSQRVLVYTLDGKHVRTIERDQHDDVIFSESRDITTSDDGNRIHVADSRKGVVTLSKEGRLLWRYKGSEVKGAYGVCTDGSGNLLVTGILSHNVVMIGKNGEKGGEVVKPSDDVTSPVSVCFDRQNERVLVTRNGNYIYAFEFE, via the exons ATGGAGTCACAGGGACAAAAATCAGATTTATCATATCCGGGAAAATCAGACCGCGAGATATTAGATCAATCAGATTCGGGAAAATCAGTCAGTGAGCATTTGGATCCGTCAGTTCCGGTGAAATCAAATCGCGGGATATTAGTATTTCAAGAAGAAAATATCAATCACGAAAGGATTGATAACGGACACTTAGATTCGGGGATTTCAAATCACGTGAAATTTAATCATTCAATGTCAGATCCGGGGAAGCTTGGTCGAGAAAATACGAACGGAATAGATTTTCAATACACTACAATGAATAGTGAGTTTCCGGTTGAAACGGAAGTAGACAGCCTGGAAAATGTGATCGCTCAGAAAGAGGAGATAAACTGCGAGGCATGCAAGAAACAATCCAAAATAAAAGTTGCCACGAAATACTGTTGGCAGTGCAGCCAGTACATCTGCGACCATTGCGAGACGATGCACGGCTACTTCGCCGCTCTCGAGACGCACTTGTTGGTCAGTATCGAGGAGCTGCGCGCCGCCCGGACGCCGGAAGCGGAAGGCGCACCAGTGCTGCCGATAGAGTACTGTCCAAAACATCCGACGAAGCTGATCGACATGTATTGTCGGAACCATGACGTGGTCGCGTGCTCCCTGTGTTTTCTGCCTCACTATAA GTTATGCGGGGATATACACTACGTTCCAGACATTGCTCAAGAAACCGTAGATATGATCGGAGTAGAAAAAACTCAGACGGACGTCCGGGCAACCACGCGAAATATCGATGACGTCATCGCCATGTGTCAGACGGTAATCTCTGACCTTGACTCTTCCAAACAGGTTGCCATGGAAACCATCCGGGACTTCCGGTTGTATCTGAAAAAGGTGATCGATAAAATCGAGCAGAAGACTATACACGATGTAGAGGCAAGACACAAAGACCTTGTCAATCAAGTTGAAGCCGAGATAACTAAGGCCTTGACCCTAAAGGTCAGTGCTGAAGAGAGGTCACTGCAGCTTCAGATCGCAGATGGTAACAAATCAAGGTTACTGGTCAGTCAGACGTTCGGTAAACATGTGGTGTTAGATTTTGAGTCTCTTATGAAGCAAATAAAACAGACGACAGCTAAAACGAAGATTTTCTATCGAAACGATTCCACGATAACGTCGTTTCTCAACGGTTTACCCGGTCTTGGGTTCATACGAGACCAAAAACCAAAGTTCGCGAATGTAAAAAGCTGTGAAAAGTATGACGTAAAGCTGGACGGTGACGAAAACTGTATTATCTGGGGGTCCTGCATAGATGGCAATGGTAACATAGTGTTAGCAGACAATGCAAACAACTCGCTCAAATTAATGGACAAAATGAACTACAACATTATAGCAAAATGCCCTCTCCCCGCCTCCCCACGATCCCTGTACAGAGTTAATGAGACGGAGGTCGCGGCAAGTCTTAGTAACAGAACGATTTGTTTCGTACAGAGCGACGAAGAATTGACAATAAAGCGTTTTGTCGAAGTAGATCACAATTGCTTCGGCCTTGCGCTTGCCGACGGTGAGATGTACATATCCGACGGCAGCCAGCGCGTGCTAGTGTACACATTAGACGGAAAGCACGTGCGAACCATCGAGAGGGATCAACACGATGATGTGATATTTTCGGAAAGTCGCGATATCACCACGAGCGATGACGGGAACCGGATCCACGTTGCGGACAGTAGAAAAGGGGTCGTGACATTGAGCAAGGAAGGTCGACTGCTGTGGCGCTATAAGGGGTCAGAGGTTAAAGGGGCCTACGGCGTCTGCACGGACGGCTCCGGAAATCTTCTGGTTACCGGCATCTTGTCGCACAATGTGGTCATGATCGGGAAGAATGGGGAGAAAGGCGGCGAAGTCGTCAAGCCGAGCGATGACGTCACTAGTCCGGTGTCCGTCTGCTTCGACAGGCAGAACGAGCGCGTGCTAGTGACGCGAAATGGAAACTATATATATGCATTCGAATTTGAATAA
- the LOC127853465 gene encoding sodium-dependent glucose transporter 1-like, translating to MSDPNRKLITVMLVLVWISMGMFFEVGGPTMVDLRMKYNTSSADIARSVSAQGFGIFAGALAGGLVIDAMRTWKFLVVTLAETIAIVAVILMPFVASLTWLWVMFFSVGIAAGLINVAGQRMLIEMWRDEAASPMHVIQMGFGIGALIAPLIINPFLAVLELKSDGLVNASSNDATLPGGSELTVIKESRVDVAFVTIGLCSATLALPFFFYPFVKCFRRHKDKYQNIDETEESTVAPAKNGIVKRVLIILNPASYADGNFTFGLTVFVFIILLYINLVGGEQMFGNFVRTFSVDELQFARTEASYLDTVFWGSFTIGRLAGSVLAYLISIRKLFLLDLFMNLLAITFADIFATRGKNFLWASTAVVGFFIAPLFPAGIAYVNTQIEVGGMVLTLVMFATGFGQLLYIWIEGVLYVAYGPRTILYALQFSAIFVFLISVIFVAISWTRKRYVNNEDQTLVVTSGHDVKMTSDLRYSDLSTSN from the exons ATGTCGGACCCCAACAGGAAGTTGATAACCGTTATGCTCGTGCTAGTCTGGATATCCATG GGCATGTTTTTCGAGGTCGGAGGACCCACTATGGTTGATCTACGCATGAAGTACAACACTTCTTCCGCCGACATTGCGCGCTCAGTCTCCGCCCAGGGTTTCGGGATATTCGCCGGCGCGCTTGCAGGCGGGCTTGTCATAGACGCCATGAGGACGTGGAAGTTCCTTGTTGTGACGCTGGCGGAAACCATAGCAATTGTCGCCGTCATCTTGATGCCCTTCGTCGCCTCCCTGACCTGGCTTTGGGTCATGTTCTTTTCGGTCGGAATAGCCGCAGGGCTTATCAACGTCG CCGGCCAGCGGATGTTGATAGAAATGTGGCGAGACGAGGCCGCATCTCCCATGCACGTCATTCAAATGGGCTTCGGAATTGGCGCTCTGATAGCACCACTCATTATTAATCCATTCCTCGCCGTTTTGGAGTTAAAATCAGACGGTCTCGTCAATGCATCGAGCAATGATGCCACCCTCCCAGGCGGCAGTGAATTGACCGTCATTAAAGAATCCCGAGTGGACGTTGCTTTTGTCACCATCGGTCTGTGCTCGGCGACACTGGCGCTACCGTTTTTCTTTTACCCCTTCGTGAAGTGCTTCCGGCGCCACAAGGACAAGTATCAGAACATTGACGAAACGGAAGAGAGCACTGTTGCGCCTGCGAAGAACGGGATTGTTAAGCGGGTGCTGATTATTCTGAACCCAGCGTCTTACGCTGACGGGAATTTTACGTTCGGACTCACTGTGTTTGTGTTCATCATTCTTTTGTATATAAATCTCGTAGGTGGGGAACAGATGTTCGGAAATTTCGTGCGCACATTCTCTGTGGATGAACTTCAATTCGCCCGTACAGAGGCTTCATATCTTGACACAGTTTTCTGGGGCAGCTTCACGATTGGGCGACTCGCAGGCTCCGTTTTAGCTTACCTTATTTCAATACGCAAGCTATTTCTGTTGGATTTATTTATGAACCTTTTAGCTATAACCTTCGCGGATATTTTCGCAACGCGAGGGAAGAACTTTTTATGGGCATCCACTGCAGTAGTCGGTTTCTTCATTGCGCCGCTCTTTCCGGCCGGTATCGCGTACGTTAATACGCAGATAGAGGTTGGTGGAATGGTGCTGACGCTGGTTATGTTCGCCACAGGCTTCGGTCAACTTCTCTATATTTGGATTGAGGGCGTTCTTTACGTAGCGTATGGACCTAGGACGATTCTCTACGCTCTGCAATTCTCTGCAATATTCGTGTTCCTTATCTCAGTTATATTTGTCGCAATAAGTTGGACACGAAAGCGATACGTGAACAATGAGGACCAAACGCTGGTTGTGACGTCGGGTCATGACGTCAAGATGACGTCGGATTTGCGGTACAGTGATTTGAGCACTAGTAACTGA